TCCACCAGGATGCGGTCAATGTCACGGGCCGTCCGCACGCGAAGTTCACCCTGGCCGTGCATGGCCTCGATGGCATTATCGATCAGATTTGTCCAGATCTGGTTAAGTTGTCCACCGTAGGCACAAATTAGCGGAAGATTCTTGTCGTATTCACGGACCACGCGGATTCCTCGTTTGAGCTGGTGGCCTAGAATCGTCAGCGTATTCTCCAGGCCCTGGTGCACGTCGGTTTCCTGCATGGCGGGTCGATCCATGTGAGAGTACTCTTTAACTGCCCGAACCAGATCAGAAATGCGCCTGGTGCTCTGTTCAATCTCGCCAATCAATCTAAGAACGCTGATCAGCGAAGTGATGCGAATCAGCGCATCATTCAGAACATCTTCACTCACCTCGGCAGCCAGGCTTTCCAGCCTGGGGGCTTCGACCCCTACGTCGGCGAGCACCGGAGCTACCTTCCAGGCGTCAGGCACCTGGCGCTTTTCGAGCCAGCTGAGGACCCGTTCTTCGCGGTCACTCTGCGCCAGAGGGTCAGCGGGAATTTTTGGCTTATATTCGCCCGCTTCGCGTTCAAAGCGCAGGATGGTTTCGCGTTCTTCGGGAGACAGGGCATGCCGCGCGAGCCTGATGCTGGAGTCGCGAACGGTCTCAAGCGTTTCGCGAAGGCTTGCCGTTGCCCGCTGGGCCGCCGCTGCTGGATTGTTCAACTCATGCGCCAGACCCGCTGAAAGCTTGCCAAGCGCCGCCATCTTATCGCGCTGAGTTTCCACGCGGGTCGTCTCACGGATGCGGTCAGACAGGAGGCCCACAAAGCGCTCGCCAAGCTGGGGGATGCGTTGCAGCATCTCGGGGAAAAAGCTCCTGTTAAGCGTCAGGCCGCGGGTTGGCACCACAGCCTGGCCGGTACCTCGGTAATGCGTCATCCGGGAATAAGGCAGCACGCCGGTGATATTCCCAGAGGTGACCCTGTAGACAGGTGAATCAGGCGCGCCACTGAGCTGAAAACGGATTTCTCCTTCCAGTAGGACAAAGAGGGTATCCGCAGGGTCCCCCGCCTGTAAGAAGACCTCTCCGGAGCGTAAATGAATCTCTTTAAACTTTTCAGCCAACCAATCGAGGGCCTCTTTGGGCAAGTCCGAGAAAATCCCAATCGTGCGCAGGTCATCCGCCAGGTGCCCGGTATTTTTCGTGTTTAAATCTTCCGCCATTTCACACCGCACTCAGGTATTGGTGAACAAACTGGACAGCAATGGAGCCTTCGCCAACTCCGGAGGCGACCCGCTTCACGGAACCGTGGCGGACATCACCTGCTGCGAAGATGCCTGGCACGCTTGTTTCCATCCAGTACGGGTCACGATCCAGCGGCCATCCGCGGGGACGTTTTCCGCCACGCACAAGGTCGGCGCCGGTGAGGATAAAGCCGCGCTCGTCGCGTTCGACGATTCCCGCCAGCCAATCCGTGCGGGGTTCAGCGCCGATGAAGACGTAGAGCGAATTTGCGGGCACGCGGCTCGTCTCATTGCTGTCTACGCAGTGAATCGAAATTGCCTCCAGCCGCTCGCTGCCGTGGACTTCCACAACCCGGGCTCCCGTTTCCACTTCGATTTTGGGCGTCCGTTTGATCTGCTCAATGAGATACTGGGACATTGTTGCGGATAGCGAAGGTCTGCGCACCACCATCACCACGCGCCGCGCATAGTTCGAAAAATACATTGCAGCCTGGCCAGCGGAATTTGCGCCTCCGATAATATAAACATCTTCGTCCTTGCATGAAAGTGCTTCTGTCATGGCCGATCCGTAATAGACCCCGCGCCCTTGCAGCGTTTCAGCGCCAGGCACGTCCAGCCAGCGGTAGGAAACTCCCGTCGCGATCAGCATTGCTTTACAACCAAGGCCGCTGCCATCCGCCAGCATGACGGTTCGAGTGGGGCCTTCCGCTCGAGCCCCGACAACCTGTTGCGGCGTGAGGATTTCCACGCCGAATCGCCGGGCCTGGGCCACAGCGCGCCGGGCCAGATCACCTCCGCTCAGCCCGGAGGGAAAGCCCAGGTAGTTCTCAATTCGCGAACTCATTCCAGCCTGCCCGCCCGGAGCTTCCCTTTCGATCATCACTGTACGCAGGCCTTCCGAAGCCCCGTAAACCGCCGCAGCCAGCCCAGCCGGACCGCCCCCGACGATTACCAGGTCGTAGAACGCCATTTCGGGCCGCACTCGCAGCCCAAGTTTTTCAGCCAGGTCGGCTGTGCCGGGAGCAGTCAGGGATGACCCGTCAGGGAAAAACACCATCGGCAGGTTGGCGGCTTCTGCTCCAACAGCCTCGCGGAGCTGGCGCACTTCGGGATCGCGCTCCGCCATCTCCACATCAAGCCAGCGGTAGGGGGTCTGGTTGCGGGCCAAAAAATCCCTCAGCGCGTATGCGTGCGATGACCAGCGCGTGCCGAGGACACGGAGACCCTCGAAGCGAGGACGAAACGATGCCTGCCAATCTTCTAGAAGGTCGTCGATCACGGGGTAAAGATGTTCTTCCGGAGGGTCCCAGGGCTTCAGCAGATAGTGATGAACTTCTGCTTCGTTTATCGCCCGAATTGCCGCTTCGGTATCAGCGTAAGCCGTGAGTAGGACGCGCTTGGCGTCCGGGTAAAGCTTCATTGCCTC
The nucleotide sequence above comes from Acidobacteriota bacterium. Encoded proteins:
- a CDS encoding response regulator, producing MTKPTIVTVDDDAEVLLAVERDLRRRYADRYRVLRADSGGTALEALRELKQRDDPVGLLLADQRMPRMTGVEFLSEAMKLYPDAKRVLLTAYADTEAAIRAINEAEVHHYLLKPWDPPEEHLYPVIDDLLEDWQASFRPRFEGLRVLGTRWSSHAYALRDFLARNQTPYRWLDVEMAERDPEVRQLREAVGAEAANLPMVFFPDGSSLTAPGTADLAEKLGLRVRPEMAFYDLVIVGGGPAGLAAAVYGASEGLRTVMIEREAPGGQAGMSSRIENYLGFPSGLSGGDLARRAVAQARRFGVEILTPQQVVGARAEGPTRTVMLADGSGLGCKAMLIATGVSYRWLDVPGAETLQGRGVYYGSAMTEALSCKDEDVYIIGGANSAGQAAMYFSNYARRVVMVVRRPSLSATMSQYLIEQIKRTPKIEVETGARVVEVHGSERLEAISIHCVDSNETSRVPANSLYVFIGAEPRTDWLAGIVERDERGFILTGADLVRGGKRPRGWPLDRDPYWMETSVPGIFAAGDVRHGSVKRVASGVGEGSIAVQFVHQYLSAV
- a CDS encoding cyclic nucleotide-binding domain-containing protein — encoded protein: MAEDLNTKNTGHLADDLRTIGIFSDLPKEALDWLAEKFKEIHLRSGEVFLQAGDPADTLFVLLEGEIRFQLSGAPDSPVYRVTSGNITGVLPYSRMTHYRGTGQAVVPTRGLTLNRSFFPEMLQRIPQLGERFVGLLSDRIRETTRVETQRDKMAALGKLSAGLAHELNNPAAAAQRATASLRETLETVRDSSIRLARHALSPEERETILRFEREAGEYKPKIPADPLAQSDREERVLSWLEKRQVPDAWKVAPVLADVGVEAPRLESLAAEVSEDVLNDALIRITSLISVLRLIGEIEQSTRRISDLVRAVKEYSHMDRPAMQETDVHQGLENTLTILGHQLKRGIRVVREYDKNLPLICAYGGQLNQIWTNLIDNAIEAMHGQGELRVRTARDIDRILVEICDSGPGIPADVLPHIFDPFFTTKGVGEGTGLGLDTACRIIRNHHGEIRVSSQPGDTRFQVYLPIDQPKEPAQEK